From one Pempheris klunzingeri isolate RE-2024b chromosome 5, fPemKlu1.hap1, whole genome shotgun sequence genomic stretch:
- the LOC139201101 gene encoding muscarinic acetylcholine receptor M2-like — protein MNSSHTTNNSSGDNTSLFSGSPYMTAEIVLIILVAGSVSLITVIGNILVMLSIKVNRNLQTVNNYFLFSLACADLIIGVCSMNLYTVYIVIGYWPLGAVVCDLWLAVDYVVSNASVMNLLIISFDRYFCVTKPLSYPARRSTKMAGLMIAAAWVLSFILWAPAILFWQFIVGGRTVPPGECYIQFFSNPAVTFGTAIAAFYLPVAIMIHLYWRISKASRSRMRRDSRKTSGTSLGEGPYHSQEDGCEGQKKCITTTEAQGGAGGGNGKEMLQQQNGSRPCQEERADQVDSMADSVHASTSKDSAGPASALKGSNDGKKTDLTQPPSPENSAADRQSLVTRTMLKVTKQSAVAKWKKKGISSREKKVTRTIMAILVAFVVTWTPYNVMVLINTFCSSCIPNSLWTIGYWLCYINSTINPACYALCNATFKNTFKHLLLCQYKNIRTAR, from the exons aTGAACTCATCACACACTACCAACAACAGCAGCGGTGATAACACCAGCCTCTTCTCTGGAAGCCCATACATGACTGCGGAGATTGTACTCATCATCCTGGTGGCTGGATCTGTGAGCCTGATCACCGTCATTGGAAACATCCTGGTCATGCTCTCTATAAAG GTAAACAGGAACCTGCAGACCGTCAACAACTACTTCCTGTTCAGCCTGGCCTGTGCAGACCTCATTATTGGCGTCTGCTCCATGAACCTCTATACTGTCTATATTGTGATTGGTTACTGGCCCTTGGGAGCAGTGGTGTGTGACCTGTGGTTGGCTGTCGATTATGTTGTCAGCAACGCCTCAGTCATGAACCTGCTCATCATTAGTTTTGACCGTTACTTCTGCGTCACCAAACCGCTCAGCTACCCAGCACGCCGCAGCACCAAGATGGCGGGCCTGATGATTGCTGCGGCCTGGGTCTTGTCCTTCATCCTGTGGGCCCCAGCCATTTTGTTCTGGCAGTTCATCGTGGGCGGCAGAACCGTGCCGCCAGGTGAGTGCTACATCCAGTTCTTCTCCAACCCAGCTGTGACATTTGGGACAGCTATTGCAGCTTTTTACCTACCAGTGGCCATCATGATCCACCTCTACTGGCGCATCTCCAAGGCTAGCCGCAGCCGCATGAGGAGGGACAGCAGGAAGACTTCAGGCACCAGTCTGGGAGAAGGACCCTATCACAGCCAGGAGGATGGATGTGAGGGCCAGAAAAAATgcatcacaacaacagaagctcAGGGGGGGGCTGGAGGTGGGAATGGGAAGGaaatgttgcagcagcagaacGGAAGCAGGCCCTGCCAGGAAGAAAGAGCTGACCAGGTGGACTCCATGGCGGACAGCGTCCACGCCTCGACATCTAAGGACAGTGCAGGGCCTGCGTCAGCTCTGAAAGGCTCAAATGATGGGAAAAAGACAGACCTCACACAGCCACCTTCTCCAGAGAACTCAGCCGCTGACAGACAAAGTTTGGTCACAAGGACAATGTTAAAG GTAACGAAGCAGAGCGCTGTGGCAAAGTGGAAAAAGAAGGGCATTTCCTCCAGGGAGAAAAAGGTGACACGCACCATCATGGCCATCCTGGTTGCCTTTGTCGTCACATGGACGCCGTACAACGTGATGGTGCTGATCAACACCTTCTGTTCCAGCTGCATCCCAAACTCCCTCTGGACCATCGGCTACTGGCTCTGCTACATCAATAGCACCATCAACCCGGCCTGCTACGCCCTCTGCAACGCCACCTTCAAAAACACCTTCAAGCACCTGCTGCTCTGCCAGTACAAGAACATACGTACAGCTCGATGA